The following proteins are co-located in the Streptomyces sp. NBC_01198 genome:
- a CDS encoding GNAT family N-acetyltransferase — protein sequence MENVVVGTGDLAAHVDEALAVQALAFGLGPEEVAIRRQIVLRHLACPGARALEARTADGRLVGFVYGLPNDRTHWWSSVVQPYLRREGNDDWLDDSFVITELHVLPDFQSRGIGRRLITAITDTAAEPHSILSAIDGDTPARRLYRALGYRDLARPVHFPSAARPYAVMGAPLPLQR from the coding sequence ATGGAGAACGTGGTGGTCGGGACGGGCGATCTCGCCGCACATGTCGACGAGGCGCTCGCCGTACAGGCCCTCGCATTCGGGCTCGGGCCCGAGGAGGTGGCGATCCGGCGGCAGATCGTCCTGCGGCACCTGGCCTGTCCCGGCGCGCGGGCGCTGGAGGCGCGGACCGCGGACGGGCGGCTGGTCGGATTCGTGTACGGGCTGCCCAACGACCGTACGCACTGGTGGTCCAGCGTCGTCCAGCCCTACTTGCGCCGGGAGGGCAACGACGACTGGCTCGACGACTCCTTCGTGATCACCGAGCTGCACGTGCTGCCGGACTTCCAGAGCCGCGGCATCGGCCGCCGGCTGATCACCGCGATCACCGACACCGCCGCCGAGCCGCACAGCATCCTGTCCGCGATCGACGGCGACACCCCGGCCCGCCGGCTCTACCGTGCCCTGGGCTACCGCGATCTGGCCCGCCCGGTCCACTTCCCCAGCGCCGCCCGCCCCTACGCGGTGATGGGCGCCCCGCTGCCGCTCCAGCGCTGA
- a CDS encoding GNAT family N-acetyltransferase, producing MLTHSTARVLEPGDLDAALAVLHSDPVANAFVTSRVNVAGLDPWRLGGEMWGWYSAGKLTSLCYAGANLVPICATSEAIAAFAERARRSGRRCSSIVGPADPTADLWSRLEPHWGPAREVRRHQPLMTTRALPADIAPDPGVRRVRKDEMEVIMPACVAMFTEEVGVSPLAGDGGLLYQARVAELVSNGRAFARIEDGEVVFKAEIGAVTRHTCQIQGVWVAPSHRGRRLSESGMAAVLHYALRDVAPVVSLYVNDFNTPARAAYRRVGFTEVGAFMSVLF from the coding sequence GTGCTGACCCACTCGACTGCCCGCGTCCTGGAGCCCGGTGACCTGGACGCGGCGCTGGCCGTCCTGCACAGCGATCCGGTCGCCAACGCGTTCGTCACCTCCCGGGTCAACGTCGCCGGGCTCGACCCGTGGCGGCTCGGCGGCGAGATGTGGGGCTGGTACTCGGCCGGGAAGCTCACCTCGCTCTGCTACGCCGGCGCCAACCTGGTGCCGATCTGCGCCACTTCGGAGGCGATCGCCGCCTTCGCCGAGCGGGCCCGGAGGTCGGGGCGCCGCTGCTCGTCCATCGTCGGCCCCGCCGACCCCACCGCCGACCTGTGGTCCCGGCTCGAACCGCACTGGGGTCCGGCCCGCGAAGTCCGCCGCCACCAGCCGCTGATGACCACCCGCGCCCTGCCCGCCGACATCGCGCCCGACCCCGGGGTGCGCCGGGTGCGCAAGGACGAGATGGAGGTGATCATGCCGGCCTGCGTGGCGATGTTCACCGAGGAGGTCGGCGTCTCGCCGCTGGCCGGCGACGGCGGCCTGCTCTACCAGGCCCGGGTCGCCGAACTGGTGTCCAACGGCCGGGCGTTCGCCCGCATCGAGGACGGCGAGGTGGTCTTCAAGGCGGAGATCGGCGCCGTCACTCGGCACACCTGCCAGATCCAGGGCGTCTGGGTCGCCCCCTCGCACCGCGGCCGGCGGCTCTCGGAGTCCGGCATGGCCGCCGTCCTGCACTACGCGCTCCGCGACGTCGCCCCGGTGGTCAGCCTCTACGTCAACGACTTCAACACCCCGGCCCGCGCCGCCTACCGCCGGGTGGGCTTCACGGAGGTCGGCGCCTTCATGTCCGTGCTGTTCTGA
- the ispG gene encoding flavodoxin-dependent (E)-4-hydroxy-3-methylbut-2-enyl-diphosphate synthase yields MTAISLGMPDVPIKLAERRKSRQIQVGTVAVGGDAPVSVQSMTTTRTSDIGATLQQIAELTASGCQIVRVACPTQDDADALATIARKSQIPVIADIHFQPKYVFAAIDAGCAAVRVNPGNIKQFDDKVREIAKAASDARVPIRIGVNAGSLDRRLLEKYGKATPEALAESALWEASLFEEHGFRDIKISVKHNDPVVMVAAYRLLAQKCDYPLHLGVTEAGPAFQGTIKSAVAFGALLAEGIGDTIRVSLSAPPAEEVKVGIQILESLNLRQRRLEIVSCPSCGRAQVDVYKLADQVTAGLEGMEVPLRVAVMGCVVNGPGEAREADLGVASGNGKGQIFVKGEVIKTVPESKIVETLIEEAMKLAEQMEDAGVASGEPQVSVS; encoded by the coding sequence ATGACCGCGATTTCGCTCGGTATGCCGGATGTTCCGATCAAGCTCGCCGAACGCCGCAAAAGCCGTCAGATCCAGGTGGGAACCGTCGCCGTCGGTGGCGACGCCCCGGTGTCCGTCCAGTCCATGACCACCACCCGAACCTCCGACATCGGTGCCACGCTCCAGCAGATCGCCGAGCTGACCGCGTCCGGCTGCCAGATCGTCCGGGTCGCCTGCCCGACACAGGACGACGCCGACGCGCTCGCCACGATCGCCAGGAAGTCGCAGATCCCGGTCATCGCCGACATCCATTTCCAGCCGAAGTACGTCTTCGCCGCGATCGACGCCGGCTGCGCCGCGGTCCGGGTCAACCCCGGCAACATCAAGCAGTTCGACGACAAGGTGCGGGAGATCGCCAAGGCCGCCTCCGACGCCCGGGTGCCGATCAGGATCGGCGTCAACGCCGGCTCGCTGGACCGCCGGCTGCTGGAGAAGTACGGCAAGGCCACCCCCGAGGCGCTGGCGGAGTCCGCGCTGTGGGAGGCGTCGCTGTTCGAGGAGCACGGCTTCCGCGACATCAAGATCTCCGTCAAGCACAACGACCCGGTCGTCATGGTCGCCGCCTACCGGCTGCTCGCCCAGAAGTGCGACTACCCGCTGCACCTCGGGGTGACCGAGGCCGGGCCCGCCTTCCAGGGCACCATCAAGTCCGCGGTCGCCTTCGGCGCGCTGCTGGCCGAGGGCATCGGCGACACCATCAGGGTCTCGCTGTCCGCGCCGCCCGCCGAGGAGGTCAAGGTCGGCATCCAGATCCTGGAGTCGCTGAACCTGCGGCAGCGGCGGCTGGAGATCGTCTCCTGCCCGTCCTGCGGCCGCGCCCAGGTCGACGTCTACAAGCTCGCCGACCAGGTCACCGCGGGCCTTGAGGGCATGGAGGTGCCGCTGCGGGTCGCCGTCATGGGCTGCGTCGTCAACGGCCCCGGTGAGGCCCGCGAGGCCGACCTCGGCGTCGCCTCCGGCAACGGCAAGGGCCAGATCTTCGTCAAGGGCGAGGTCATCAAGACCGTCCCCGAGTCGAAGATCGTCGAGACCCTGATCGAAGAGGCCATGAAGCTCGCCGAGCAGATGGAGGACGCCGGAGTGGCCTCCGGTGAGCCCCAGGTGAGCGTGTCCTGA
- a CDS encoding M50 family metallopeptidase — protein sequence MTALMTVLGIVVFAVGLMVSIAWHELGHLSTAKLFRIRVPQYMVGFGPTVWSRKKGETEYGFKAIPLGGYIRMIGMFPPGEDGRITARSTSPWRSMIEDARSAAFEEMQPGDETRLFYTRKPWKRVIVMFAGPFMNLILAFALALSVFMGIGIAQQTTVVSSVSDCVISQADTAKRNPDNPCLPTDKVAPAKTAGLQPEDKFVSFNGRPVDNWSDLSKDIRNGVGPATIVVERDGRQVTLHPVITKNVVAKTDSHGEVEDGTVTAGFLGFSPASHIQPLTFTSSVSHMGDMARQGVDSLLRLPQRIPDLWRATFDGAPRKADSPMGVVGAARVGGEVFSMKEPAVDRIATMVMLVAGFNLSLFLFNMLPLLPLDGGHVAGALWESIRRHTARVFRRKDPGPFDVAKLMPVAYVVAGIFVSFTLLVLIADVVNPVKLGS from the coding sequence ATGACCGCTCTCATGACGGTCCTCGGCATAGTGGTCTTCGCCGTGGGCCTGATGGTCTCGATCGCCTGGCACGAGCTGGGCCACCTCTCCACGGCCAAGCTGTTCAGGATCCGCGTGCCGCAGTACATGGTGGGGTTCGGCCCCACCGTGTGGTCGCGCAAGAAGGGCGAGACGGAGTACGGCTTCAAGGCCATCCCGCTCGGCGGCTACATCCGCATGATCGGGATGTTCCCGCCCGGCGAGGACGGCCGGATCACCGCCCGCTCCACCTCGCCGTGGCGCAGCATGATCGAGGACGCCCGCTCCGCCGCGTTCGAGGAGATGCAGCCGGGGGACGAGACGCGGCTGTTCTACACGCGCAAGCCGTGGAAGCGCGTCATCGTGATGTTCGCCGGGCCCTTCATGAACCTGATCCTGGCCTTCGCGCTGGCCCTGTCGGTCTTCATGGGCATCGGCATCGCCCAGCAGACCACGGTGGTCAGCTCGGTCAGCGACTGCGTGATCTCGCAGGCCGACACCGCCAAACGCAACCCCGACAACCCCTGCCTGCCCACCGACAAGGTCGCCCCGGCCAAGACCGCGGGCCTGCAGCCGGAGGACAAGTTCGTCTCCTTCAACGGCCGGCCGGTCGACAACTGGTCCGACCTGTCCAAGGACATCAGGAACGGCGTGGGTCCCGCCACCATCGTGGTCGAGCGGGACGGCCGGCAGGTCACCCTGCACCCGGTGATCACCAAGAACGTGGTGGCGAAGACCGACAGCCACGGCGAGGTCGAGGACGGCACCGTGACGGCCGGCTTCCTCGGCTTCAGCCCGGCGAGCCACATCCAGCCGCTGACCTTCACCAGTTCGGTGAGCCACATGGGCGACATGGCCCGGCAGGGCGTCGACTCGCTGCTGCGGCTGCCGCAGCGCATCCCCGACCTGTGGCGGGCGACCTTCGACGGGGCGCCGCGCAAGGCGGACTCGCCGATGGGCGTGGTCGGCGCCGCGCGGGTCGGCGGCGAGGTCTTCTCGATGAAGGAGCCGGCCGTCGACCGGATCGCCACCATGGTGATGCTGGTCGCGGGCTTCAACCTGTCGCTGTTCCTGTTCAACATGCTGCCGCTGCTGCCGCTGGACGGCGGGCACGTGGCGGGCGCGCTGTGGGAGTCGATCAGGCGGCACACCGCCCGGGTCTTCCGCCGGAAGGACCCGGGGCCCTTCGACGTGGCCAAGCTCATGCCGGTCGCCTATGTCGTGGCCGGAATCTTTGTGTCCTTCACCTTGCTGGTGCTGATCGCCGATGTGGTCAACCCGGTCAAACTGGGTTCGTAA
- the dxr gene encoding 1-deoxy-D-xylulose-5-phosphate reductoisomerase, with product MTDALADPHYRPHLAGDPADGPRDIVILGSTGSVGTQAIDVVLRNPDRFRVTAISAAGSRVRLLAEQAHQLRVRTVAVADEAAVGPLRELLGDLYGPGAGLPEIIAGPGAATEAAALDCHSVLNGITGSIGLRPTLAALRAGRVLILANKESLIVGGPLVKALARPGQVVPVDSEHSALFQAMLGGRRQEVRKLLVTASGGPFRGRSRAELASVTPADALAHPTWDMGPVITVNSATLVNKGLEVIEAHLLYDVPFDRIEVVVHPQSYIHSMVEFVDGSTIAQASPPDMRMPIALGLGWPDRVPDAAPAFDWSKASTWEFFPLDEDAFPSVALARHVGSLGGTAPAVFNAANEECVDAFLAGRLAFTGIVDTVAKVVEEHGTPVPGTSLTVENVLEAEAWARARAVELARTSEATGV from the coding sequence ATGACGGATGCTCTCGCAGACCCGCACTACCGCCCGCACCTCGCCGGCGACCCGGCGGACGGCCCCCGCGACATCGTGATCCTCGGCTCGACCGGATCGGTCGGCACCCAGGCCATCGACGTGGTCCTCCGCAATCCGGACCGCTTCCGCGTCACCGCGATCTCCGCTGCCGGCAGCCGGGTCAGGCTGCTCGCCGAGCAGGCCCACCAGCTGCGCGTGCGCACCGTCGCCGTCGCCGACGAGGCCGCCGTCGGCCCGCTGCGCGAGCTGCTCGGCGACCTGTACGGGCCGGGAGCCGGACTGCCCGAGATCATCGCGGGTCCCGGCGCCGCCACCGAGGCGGCGGCGCTTGACTGCCACTCCGTGCTCAACGGCATCACCGGCTCCATCGGCCTGCGGCCCACGCTGGCCGCGCTGCGGGCCGGCCGGGTGCTGATCCTGGCCAACAAGGAGTCGCTGATCGTCGGCGGCCCGCTGGTGAAGGCGCTCGCGAGACCGGGCCAGGTGGTGCCCGTCGACTCCGAGCACTCCGCGCTCTTCCAGGCGATGCTCGGCGGCCGCCGCCAGGAGGTGCGCAAGCTGCTCGTCACCGCCTCCGGCGGCCCCTTCCGCGGCCGCAGCCGGGCGGAACTGGCCTCGGTCACGCCGGCCGACGCGCTCGCCCACCCCACCTGGGACATGGGCCCGGTCATCACCGTCAACTCCGCGACGCTGGTCAACAAGGGCCTTGAGGTGATCGAGGCGCACCTGCTCTACGACGTCCCCTTCGACCGTATCGAGGTCGTCGTCCACCCCCAGTCGTACATCCACTCCATGGTGGAGTTCGTCGACGGCTCCACGATCGCGCAGGCCAGCCCGCCGGACATGCGGATGCCGATCGCGCTCGGCCTGGGCTGGCCGGACCGGGTGCCGGACGCCGCACCGGCCTTCGACTGGTCGAAGGCCTCGACGTGGGAGTTCTTCCCGCTGGACGAGGACGCCTTCCCGTCGGTCGCGCTGGCCCGCCATGTGGGTAGCCTCGGGGGCACCGCACCCGCGGTGTTCAACGCCGCCAACGAGGAGTGCGTCGACGCCTTCCTCGCCGGCCGGCTGGCGTTCACCGGGATCGTGGACACCGTCGCGAAGGTCGTCGAGGAACACGGCACACCCGTTCCGGGAACTTCACTGACGGTCGAGAACGTCCTCGAAGCGGAGGCCTGGGCGCGCGCCCGGGCCGTGGAACTGGCCAGGACATCGGAGGCAACAGGCGTATGA
- a CDS encoding acyl-CoA dehydrogenase family protein, with protein sequence MSAPVATRKVSEREARQVAEAAREQDWHRPSFAKELFLGRFRLDLIHPYPLPAPEAAARGEEFLARLREFCETSIDGARIDREARIPDETILGLKELGALGMKIDPAYGGLGLTQVYYNKALAMAGTASPAVGALLSAHQSIGVPQPVKMFGTPEQKQAFLPRCATTDISAFLLTEPDVGSDPARLATTAVPDGDDYVLDGVKLWTTNGVVADLLVVMARVPASEGHKGGITAFVVEAAAEGITVEHRNAFMGLRGIENGVTRFHQVRVPAANRIGPEGAGLKIALTTLNTGRLSLPAGCVGAAKWCLKIAREWSAAREQWGKPIAAHEAVGSKIAYIAATTFALEAVLDLSSQMADEERNDIRIEAALAKLYGSEAACRIADELVQIRGGRGFETADSLAARGERAVPAEQMLRDLRINRIFEGSTEIMHLLIAREAVDAHLSVAGDLIDPDASLGDKARAGAKAGGFYAKWLPKLVAGPGQLPNSYAEFDGLAPHLRYVERSARKLARSTFYAMSRWQGRMETKQNFLARVVDIGAELFAMSAACVRAQHLGAGDHGPEARQLADAFCRQARVRTDELFDRLWTNTDSADRALTKAVLGGATEWLEAGIVDPSRDGPWIAEAEPGPSNTANVHRPVH encoded by the coding sequence GTGTCCGCACCCGTCGCAACACGCAAGGTCTCCGAACGCGAGGCACGCCAGGTGGCCGAGGCCGCCCGCGAGCAGGACTGGCACAGGCCGAGCTTCGCCAAGGAACTCTTCCTCGGCCGCTTCCGTCTGGACCTGATCCACCCCTATCCACTCCCGGCCCCCGAGGCCGCAGCCAGGGGCGAGGAGTTCCTCGCCCGGCTGCGGGAGTTCTGCGAGACCTCGATCGACGGCGCCAGGATCGACCGCGAGGCGCGCATCCCGGACGAGACGATCCTCGGCCTGAAGGAACTGGGCGCGCTCGGGATGAAGATCGACCCCGCCTACGGCGGGCTCGGCCTCACCCAGGTGTACTACAACAAGGCGCTGGCCATGGCCGGCACCGCGAGCCCCGCGGTCGGCGCGCTGCTGTCCGCGCACCAGTCGATCGGCGTGCCGCAGCCGGTGAAGATGTTCGGCACCCCCGAGCAGAAGCAGGCGTTCCTGCCGCGCTGCGCCACCACCGACATCAGCGCCTTCCTGCTCACCGAGCCCGACGTCGGGTCCGACCCCGCCCGGCTCGCCACCACCGCGGTCCCCGACGGGGACGACTACGTGCTGGACGGCGTGAAGCTGTGGACCACCAACGGCGTCGTCGCCGACCTGCTGGTCGTGATGGCCCGGGTGCCCGCCTCCGAGGGCCACAAGGGCGGCATCACCGCCTTTGTCGTGGAGGCCGCAGCCGAGGGCATCACCGTCGAGCACCGCAACGCCTTCATGGGCCTGCGCGGCATCGAGAACGGCGTGACCCGCTTCCACCAGGTGCGCGTCCCCGCCGCCAACCGCATCGGCCCCGAGGGCGCCGGCCTGAAGATCGCCCTGACCACCCTCAACACCGGCCGCCTGTCGCTGCCCGCGGGCTGCGTGGGCGCCGCCAAGTGGTGCCTGAAGATCGCCAGGGAGTGGTCGGCGGCCCGCGAGCAGTGGGGCAAGCCGATCGCCGCGCACGAGGCCGTCGGCTCCAAGATCGCCTACATCGCGGCCACCACCTTCGCCCTGGAGGCGGTGCTCGACCTGTCCTCGCAGATGGCCGACGAGGAGCGCAACGACATCCGGATCGAGGCCGCGCTCGCCAAGCTCTACGGCTCCGAGGCCGCCTGCCGGATCGCCGACGAGCTGGTGCAGATCCGCGGCGGCCGGGGCTTCGAGACCGCCGACTCGCTCGCCGCCCGCGGCGAGCGGGCGGTGCCCGCCGAGCAGATGCTGCGGGACCTGCGGATCAACCGGATCTTCGAGGGCTCCACCGAGATCATGCACCTGCTGATCGCCCGGGAGGCCGTCGACGCCCACCTGTCGGTGGCCGGCGACCTCATCGACCCGGACGCCTCGCTCGGCGACAAGGCCAGGGCCGGCGCCAAGGCCGGCGGCTTCTACGCCAAGTGGCTGCCCAAGCTGGTCGCGGGACCGGGCCAGCTGCCGAACTCCTACGCCGAGTTCGACGGCCTCGCCCCCCACCTGCGGTACGTCGAGCGCAGCGCGCGCAAGCTCGCCCGCAGCACCTTCTACGCCATGTCGCGCTGGCAGGGCCGGATGGAGACCAAGCAGAACTTCCTCGCCCGCGTGGTCGACATCGGCGCGGAGCTCTTCGCGATGAGCGCGGCCTGCGTGCGCGCCCAGCACCTCGGGGCCGGCGACCACGGCCCGGAGGCCCGGCAGCTGGCCGACGCCTTCTGCCGGCAGGCCCGGGTCAGGACCGACGAGCTCTTCGACCGGCTGTGGACCAACACCGACAGCGCCGACCGCGCCCTGACCAAGGCGGTGCTCGGCGGCGCCACCGAATGGCTCGAAGCGGGCATCGTCGACCCCAGCAGGGACGGACCGTGGATCGCCGAGGCAGAGCCGGGCCCGTCGAACACCGCCAACGTGCACCGACCCGTGCACTGA